One genomic region from Siniperca chuatsi isolate FFG_IHB_CAS linkage group LG18, ASM2008510v1, whole genome shotgun sequence encodes:
- the gal3st1b gene encoding galactosylceramide sulfotransferase — MMFGIKGKKCTLVIRRLILWILLTKVMLVLYCLTDPTQVKNRGIQEDTCPLSMAKLLKKNVTTNSESTKSQSEECSPTVNIMFLKTHKTASSTILNILFRFGEKHKLKFAFPDGRNDFFYPSPFLCSQVKDYRPGDCFNIVCNHMRFDHQEVAKLLPSDAVSITILRDPVDLFESSFHYYHRTVPLTWKISGGSKLAEFLNNPQIFYSPKAFNSFYLKNLLFFDFGFDNNLEADDPRVMTDIHNLSKRFDLVLIAEYFEESLILLKDTLCWTTEDILYFKLNARKSSSVSRLTPELRAKALQWNGADWRLYQHFNATFWARVEEFGRERMKQEVKELRRRNAEMKAICIEDGGAVEAQKIQNRRFLPWQPVGESSILGYNMKKNIDPKFRTICEKMLTPEIQYLSNLGVSLWLTRLWGWFKDTVFTV, encoded by the exons ATGATGTTTGGCATCAAAGGAAAGAAGTGCACACTTGTAATACGAAGGCTGATTCTCTGGATTTTGTTGACCAAAGTCATGCTGGTGCTGTACTGCTTGACGGACCCAACCCAAGTGAAAAATAG gGGCATCCAAGAAGACACGTGTCCTCTCAGTATGGCCAAATTATTGAAGAAAAATGTGACCACGAATTCTGAAAGCACAAAATCCCAGTCAGAAGAGTGCTCCCCCACAGTGAACATCATGTTCCTGAAGACCCATAAAACTGCTAGTAGCACCATACTCAACATCCTCTTCAGATTTGGAGAAAAGCACAAGCTTAAATTCGCCTTCCCTGATGGGCGCAATGACTTCTTCTACCCATCGCCCTTCCTGTGCTCCCAGGTGAAGGACTACAGGCCTGGAGACTGTTTCAACATTGTTTGTAACCACATGCGCTTTGACCATCAAGAAGTAGCCAAGCTCCTGCCTTCAGATGCGGTGTCCATCACCATCTTACGTGACCCAGTGGATCTCTTTGAGTCGTCCTTCCATTATTATCACAGAACAGTTCCTCTCACATGGAAGATCAGTGGAGGGAGCAAACTGGCTGAGTTTCTAAACAATCCTCAGATCTTCTACAGCCCAAAGGCTTTCAACTCATTCTATCTTAAAAATCTGCTCTTTTTTGACTTTGGTTTTGATAACAACCTGGAGGCTGATGATCCTCGTGTAATGACAGATATTCACAACTTATCGAAACGTTTTGATCTGGTTCTCATAGCAGAATATTTCGAGGAGTCTCTTATCCTGCTTAAGGACACACTCTGCTGGACCACGGAGGACATCCTGTATTTTAAACTCAATGCTCGCAAGAGCTCATCTGTATCCCGACTGACCCCTGAGTTGAGAGCCAAAGCTTTACAGTGGAACGGGGCTGACTGGAGACTCTATCAGCACTTTAATGCTACCTTCTGGGCCAGAGTAGAGGAGTTtgggagagaaagaatgaaacaGGAGGTTAAAGAGCTGAGGAGAAGAAATGCTGAGATGAAAGCAATCTGTATCGAGGACGGAGGTGCAGTTGAAGCCCAAAAGATTCAGAACAGACGTTTCCTGCCCTGGCAGCCAGTAGGAGAGTCCTCCATCCTGGGGTAcaacatgaagaaaaatattgatCCCAAATTCAGGACAATCTGTGAAAAAATGCTCACACCGGAAATACAATACTTATCAAACCTGGGCGTGAGCCTGTGGCTTACAAGACTATGGGGCTGGTTTAAAGatactgtttttacagtttga
- the prodha gene encoding proline dehydrogenase 1, mitochondrial, giving the protein MVSSALTHSTQRLSNSTPRRNRANNVKKIRISPGRRRSIVASTKSQGEKDQRVDGCTVVEAVPAELINLTKNVTKTQLNKIHIDFDNTQEAYKSKGNIELLRSLLVFKLCTIDVLVEKNRELMDLSKKLFGQWMFEKLMKMTFYGQFVAGEDHNSIKPLIQKNQAFGVGAVLDYSVEEDLTQEEAENKEMDSCVSEAEKESPGADRREKQYKAHRQFGDRRGGVISARTYFYADESKCDNQMETFINCIKASGGASADGFSAIKMTALGRPQFLLQFSEVLVKWRQFFNYLATQQGKSDMMILEQKLELEQLKESLDKLGVGAKDDIENWFTGKKLGLSGTIDLLDWNSLISDTTKISNLLMVPNLETGQLEPLLNKFTAEEESQMKRMLQRVDVLAKHAMDNGVRLMVDAEQTYFQPAISRLTLEMQRKFNRDKPIIFNTYQCYLKEAYDNVTVDVELSRREGWYFGAKLVRGAYMYQERDRAKEIGYEDPINPDYEATNRMYHKCLEYLLEEIEHSRKPNIMVATHNEATVKFTLEKMNDMGLSPAENKVYFGQLLGMCDQISFPLGQAGFPVYKYVPYGPVNEVIPYLSRRAQENRGFMKGSQRERNLLWKELKRRLLGGQIFYTPVY; this is encoded by the exons ATGGTGTCCAGCGCACTCACTCACTCCACGCAGCGTCTTAGCAACAGCACGCCAAGGCGAAACAG GGCAAACAATGTCAAGAAAATACGCATTTCACCTGGAAGACGTCGGTCGATAGTGGCATCCACCAAGAGCCAAGGAGAGAAAGATCAGCGGGTGGACGGGTGCACCGTGGTGGAAGCTGTGCCGGCTGAACTCATAAATCTGAccaaaaatgttacaaaaactcAGTTAAATAAAATCCACATTGACTTCGACAACACACAGGAAGCCTACAAAAGCAAAGGTAACATTGAACTGCTCCGAAGTCTGCTGGTCTTCAAGCTTTGTACAATAGACGTCCTCGTTGAAAAGAACAGAGAG ttgatGGACCTGAGTAAGAAGTTGTTTGGTCAGTGGATGTTTGAGAAGCTGATGAAGATGACCTTCTATGGTCAGTTTGTGGCAGGGGAAGACCACAACTCCATCAAACCTTTGATTCAAAAGAACCAGGCTTTTGGTGTTGGGGCAGTTTTGGACTATAGTGTTGAAGAGGACTTGACACAAGAGGAAGCAGAGAATAAGGAAATGGA TTCATGTGTTTctgaagcagagaaagaaagtcCAG GTGCTGATCGCCGTGAGAAGCAGTACAAGGCCCATCGTCAGTTCGGGGACAGGCGTGGAGGGGTTATTAGTGCTCGTACCTACTTCTATGCAGATGAGTCCAAATGTGACAACCAAATGGAGACATTTATAAACTGCATTAAAGCCTCTG GTGGAGCCTCTGCAGATGGATTTTCTGCCATCAAAATGACTGCTCTCGGACGCCCACAGTTCCTT CTCCAGTTTTCAGAAGTCCTGGTTAAATGGAGACAGTTCTTTAACTACCTCGCAACACAACAGGGAAAATCTGATATGATGATTTTGGAACAAAAACTGGAGCTGGAACAACTCAAG GAAAGTTTGGATAAGCTGGGTGTTGGAGCCAAGGACGACATTGAGAACTGGTTTACTGGCAAGAAGCTGGGTTTGTCAGG AACAATAGATCTGCTGGACTGGAACAGTTTGATAAGCGATACTACAAAAATCTCCAATCTGCTTATGGTGCCAAACCTTGAG ACAGGCCAGCTGGAACCTTTGTTGAACAAGTTTACAGCCGAGGAGGAGAGTCAGATGAAGAGAATGCTCCAGAGAGTGGACGTTCTGGCCAAG CATGCCATGGACAACGGGGTAAGGCTAATGGTGGACGCTGAGCAGACGTACTTCCAACCAGCTATTAGTCGACTGACCCTGGAAATGCAGAGGAAATTCAACAGAGACAAGCCGATCATTTTCAACACGTACCAGTGTTACCTCAAG gAAGCCTATGACAATGTAACTGTGGACGTTGAGCTGTCAAGACGGGAGGGTTGGTACTTTGGTGCCAAACTGGTTCGTGGAGCCTACATGTACCAAGAAAGAGACAGGGCCAAAGAGATTGGCTATGAAGACCCGATAAACCCAGACTATGAGGCCACTAACAGGATGTATCACAA GTGTTTGGAGTACTTGCTGGAGGAGATCGAACACAGCAGGAAACCAAATATCATGGTTGCAACTCACAATGAGGCCACAGTGAAATTTACCTTAGAAAA gaTGAATGACATGGGCCTTTCACCCGCTGAGAATAAGGTTTACTTTGGACAGCTGCTGGGAATGTGTGACCAGATCAGCTTCCCGCTAG GTCAAGCAGGTTTCCCAGTCTACAAGTACGTTCCATATGGCCCAGTCAACGAGGTTATTCCTTATCTGTCGCGCCGTGCCCAAGAAAACCGTGGCTTCATGAAGGGATCCCAGAGAGAGCGCAACCTGCTGTGGAAGGAGCTGAAACGCAGGTTGCTGGGTGGTCAGATTTTCTACACGCCTGTCTACTGA
- the LOC122865570 gene encoding cytochrome b-c1 complex subunit 9, with amino-acid sequence MALTKSVYNLLFRRTSTFAITIMVGAVFFERLFDQGGDAIFEQLNRGKLWKHIQHNYENKDEE; translated from the exons ATGGCGCTGACCAAGTCCGTCTACAATCTGCTCTTCAGGAGAACGTCCACTTTCGCTATAACCATCATGGTTGGAGCAGTCTTCTTTGAACGACTATTCGACCAAGGTGGTGACGCCATTTTTGAGCAATTGAATCGCGGG AAACTATGGAAACACATCCAGCACAATTACGAGAACAAAGACGAGGAATAG
- the zmat5 gene encoding zinc finger matrin-type protein 5 has protein sequence MGKRYYCDYCDRSFQDNMHNRKKHLNGVQHHRAKKAWYDHFRDSSAILYDEQIKKPCRKFLQKGICDFGPNCRFSHMSEEDLFNLKRQVEDERTLREDAVDRIMPGRSIEEWLSRREKKRTALSTKGDLKEKEDSEEGQAESDIPRQLLSIPDLPPSLLPPPPGGWKVKVNTEWG, from the exons ATGGGGAAGAGATACTACTGTGACTACTGTGACCGGTCCTTTCAGGACAACATGCATAACAGGAAGAAACATCTGAATGGTGTTCAGCATCACAGAGCCAAAAAGGCCTGGTACGACCATTTTAGAG actCTTCAGCCATTCTGTATGATGAGCAAATAAAGAAACCTTGCAGGAAATTTCTCCAAAAAG gaatttgtgattttggcccTAACTGCAGGTTTTCTCACATGTCTGAAGAGGATCTGTTTAACTTAAAAAGACAGGTGGAAG ATGAAAGAACGCTCAGAGAGGACGCTGTAGACAGAATTATGCCAGGGCGAAGTATAGAAGAATGGCTCTCTAGAAGAGAAAAGAAGCGAACTGCCCTCAGCACCAAAGG AGAtctaaaagaaaaggaagacagCGAAGAGGGCCAAGCAGAAAGTGACATACCTCGACAGCTCCTCTCCATTCCTGACCTTCCACCCTCTCttctacctcctcctccaggtggATGGAAAGTCAAAGTGAACACAGAATGGGGCTGA
- the srsf9 gene encoding serine/arginine-rich splicing factor 9, with product MSDGRIYVGNLPVDVQERDIEDLFYKYGKIRDIELKNNRGTIPFAFVRFEDPRDADDAVYGRNGYGYGDSKLRVEYPRSAGAKFGAMGGGGGGGGGGGGGGGGPRGRFGPPTRRSEFRVIVSGLPPTGSWQDLKDHMREAGDVCFADVQRDGEGVVEFLRREDMEYALRRLDRTEFRSHQGETAYIRVYEERGTPNWGRSRSRSRSRGRYSPPYHNRGSPPPRYQSPPRHAMSRHSPPPRRHPPQHHSPPPRHYR from the exons ATGTCAGATGGCCGGATCTACGTGGGGAATCTTCCCGTGGATGTCCAGGAGAGAGATATTGAGGATCTCTTCTACAAATATGGAAAAATCCGTGATATTGAATTGAAGAACAATAGAGGCACTATCCCATTTGCCTTCGTCCGATTTGAAGACCCACG GGATGCAGATGACGCTGTCTATGGAAGGAATGGATATGGATATGGAGATTCCAAGCTGCGTGTAGAGTATCCTCGATCCGCTGGTGCTAAATTTGGTGCTAtgggaggtggtggaggaggaggaggaggaggaggaggaggaggaggaggacctaGGGGAAGATTTGGACCCCCAACTCGAAGATCTGAATTCCGGGTCATAGTGTCTG GGTTACCACCAACTGGGAGCTGGCAGGATCTGAAGGATCATATGCGCGAGGCAGGAGACGTTTGTTTTGCAGATGTGCAGCGTGATGGTGAGGGTGTGGTGGAATTTCTCCGTAGAGAAGACATGGAGTACGCATTACGTAGACTGGATCGGACTGAGTTCCGGTCACATCAA GGAGAGACTGCGTACATCCGCGTCTACGAGGAGAGGGGCACCCCCAACTGGGGTCGGTCGCGTTCCCGCTCCAGATCCAGAGGACGTTATTCACCTCCCTACCATAACAGAGGATCTCCCCCTCCACGCTACCAGTCACCTCCGCGCCATGCTATGTCACGCCATAGCCCACCCCCCAGGAGGCACCCTCCACAGCACCATAGCCCACCGCCGCGCCATTACCGGTAG